A single Klebsiella variicola DNA region contains:
- a CDS encoding helix-turn-helix transcriptional regulator, producing MIEDLPDILHRLIGQKDHLQVRFPEPDISVPALAFNVPFPRLEIVLEGQLNEQGLPLAASTLTTLQVLYVQAGKWTLPQWTGPATTLSILFGRQKLGFSIQRWDGKSLHTEKQSVSRLGPRVGSYLLLSLNEVSLQPDPLTARLVIAALLSHCREQLVGLEMRVSRSRDLFLAVQDYLEENLSLPLTRESVAKRFHITPNYLSHIFQKSGSVGFNEYLTRVRLEKAKQLLRGYDLKVKEIAHNCGFVDSNYFCRVFKRYTERSPSEYRRHCRSAQQA from the coding sequence ATGATTGAAGATCTGCCGGATATACTGCATCGGTTAATCGGTCAAAAAGATCACCTACAGGTGAGATTTCCTGAGCCGGATATCTCCGTGCCTGCCCTCGCCTTCAACGTGCCGTTTCCGCGTCTGGAAATTGTGCTGGAGGGCCAACTGAATGAACAGGGACTGCCGCTGGCCGCCTCGACGTTAACCACGCTGCAGGTACTGTACGTGCAGGCGGGGAAGTGGACGCTGCCGCAGTGGACCGGTCCGGCCACTACCCTGAGCATTCTGTTTGGTCGGCAGAAACTGGGATTCAGTATTCAGCGCTGGGACGGAAAAAGCCTGCACACGGAAAAACAGAGCGTTTCCCGGCTTGGGCCGCGCGTGGGTTCCTACCTGTTGCTGAGCCTGAATGAAGTCAGCCTGCAGCCCGATCCGCTGACCGCGCGACTGGTGATCGCCGCGCTGCTGAGTCATTGTCGTGAACAGCTGGTCGGGCTGGAGATGCGCGTCAGCCGCAGCCGGGATCTGTTTCTCGCCGTCCAGGACTACCTCGAGGAAAATCTCAGTCTACCGCTGACGCGGGAATCGGTAGCCAAACGTTTTCACATCACGCCCAACTATCTATCGCATATTTTTCAGAAATCAGGCTCGGTGGGATTTAATGAGTATCTGACCCGGGTTCGCCTGGAAAAGGCGAAGCAGCTATTGCGCGGCTATGACCTGAAGGTGAAAGAGATTGCGCACAATTGCGGCTTTGTCGACAGCAACTATTTTTGCCGGGTTTTTAAACGCTACACAGAACGCTCGCCATCGGAGTATCGGCGACACTGCCGTAGCGCGCAGCAGGCCTAA
- a CDS encoding GGDEF domain-containing protein encodes MPELHTPANRPGPAAVARVTLLPALLVIVAVAVGCALVSPPVGTRHEILTNPGLYIDLLALLFLVFMLWSSAKVRMSHIAVNWVRYGLLLWIAGGTFDVMDEIVVQPRWMGYYCEDLLRLSGMLLTVVGVYKIIERINLLYVDARSQSLKDELTQLPNRRFFIDTIREKSGHALGLMILDIDFFKKINDSWGHLVGDEVLFSLGKQLAKLTSEQVQPARIGGEEFAIIVDGLSEPELHALAQSILANARTILINHQTPLSISIGVGTWRPGEAQETFIRKVDEALYKAKHNGRGRVEWAPSAGAAG; translated from the coding sequence ATGCCTGAACTCCATACTCCTGCGAATCGCCCCGGCCCGGCCGCTGTGGCCCGGGTGACGCTCCTGCCTGCGCTGCTGGTTATCGTCGCTGTTGCTGTCGGCTGCGCCCTGGTGTCGCCTCCGGTCGGTACACGACACGAGATCCTGACTAACCCCGGCCTCTATATCGATCTGCTGGCGTTGTTGTTTCTGGTGTTTATGCTGTGGAGCTCGGCGAAGGTGCGGATGAGCCACATTGCCGTCAACTGGGTACGCTATGGGCTGCTGTTGTGGATTGCCGGCGGCACCTTTGATGTGATGGATGAGATCGTGGTTCAGCCGCGCTGGATGGGCTACTACTGCGAAGATCTGCTGCGCCTCTCCGGGATGCTGCTGACCGTGGTGGGGGTCTACAAAATTATTGAGCGAATCAATTTGCTGTACGTCGATGCGCGCTCGCAATCCCTGAAGGATGAACTGACCCAGTTACCCAACCGGCGTTTTTTCATTGATACCATTCGCGAGAAGTCCGGGCATGCGCTGGGACTCATGATTCTGGATATCGATTTTTTTAAGAAAATCAACGATAGCTGGGGCCACCTGGTGGGGGATGAAGTGTTATTTTCGCTGGGGAAACAGCTGGCGAAACTAACCAGCGAGCAGGTCCAGCCGGCGCGGATCGGTGGGGAAGAGTTCGCCATTATCGTCGATGGCCTGTCGGAGCCCGAGCTGCACGCTCTGGCGCAGTCGATCCTTGCTAACGCTCGCACCATCCTGATCAATCATCAGACGCCGCTGTCGATCAGCATTGGCGTCGGAACCTGGCGGCCAGGCGAAGCGCAGGAGACGTTTATCCGTAAAGTCGACGAGGCGCTGTACAAGGCCAAGCATAACGGCCGCGGCCGCGTGGAGTGGGCGCCATCTGCCGGTGCGGCAGGTTAG
- a CDS encoding ABC transporter ATP-binding protein, with protein MLELSSISKSFADALVLDNLNLTVAPGSRTAIVGPSGSGKTTLLRILAGFETPDRGRIVMHGKSLFADGVFVPAHQRRIGYVPQEGALFPHLNVADNIAWGLDASREEKRRRVGALMEMVALDPGLASHWPHEISGGQQQRVALARALAQQPALMLLDEPFSALDTGLRASTRKATADLLAETGIASILVTHDQNEALSFATQVAVMRQGRFAQVGTPLTVYSQPVDEETALFLGDALILPARLSPGRASCALGDLATDALHPAGEGRVMLRPEQLSVSVSGPQESTAIIRDVDFSGQLSTLTLSMAGHERPIVLRTVSQPAWQPGAMVRLTVSGKARVFSG; from the coding sequence ATGCTGGAATTGTCTTCTATTTCGAAATCCTTCGCTGATGCGCTGGTCCTCGATAATCTCAATCTGACCGTAGCGCCGGGGAGCCGGACGGCCATTGTTGGTCCGTCCGGCTCGGGGAAGACCACGTTGCTGCGCATTCTCGCCGGTTTTGAAACGCCCGATCGCGGGCGGATCGTCATGCACGGTAAGTCTCTGTTTGCCGACGGTGTGTTTGTCCCCGCCCACCAGCGACGGATCGGCTATGTTCCGCAGGAAGGGGCGCTGTTTCCTCATCTTAATGTTGCGGACAATATCGCCTGGGGGCTCGACGCCAGCCGTGAGGAGAAGCGTCGCCGCGTGGGGGCGCTAATGGAGATGGTCGCCCTCGACCCTGGTCTGGCGAGTCACTGGCCACACGAAATTTCCGGTGGCCAGCAGCAGCGTGTTGCCCTGGCCCGCGCGCTGGCTCAGCAGCCGGCGCTGATGCTGCTGGATGAGCCGTTTTCTGCACTGGATACCGGGCTGCGCGCCAGCACACGCAAAGCGACGGCGGACCTGCTGGCCGAGACGGGGATCGCCTCGATTCTGGTGACTCATGACCAGAACGAGGCGCTGTCGTTCGCTACGCAGGTGGCGGTAATGCGTCAGGGGCGCTTCGCCCAGGTTGGAACCCCGCTGACGGTTTACTCGCAGCCGGTGGATGAAGAGACGGCGTTATTTCTTGGCGATGCCCTGATCCTCCCCGCACGCCTTAGCCCCGGCCGGGCAAGCTGCGCGCTGGGGGACCTGGCGACGGACGCACTGCATCCTGCTGGCGAAGGTAGGGTGATGCTGCGTCCGGAACAGCTGAGCGTCAGTGTGAGCGGGCCGCAGGAAAGTACCGCCATTATCCGCGATGTCGATTTCTCAGGCCAGCTTTCCACGTTGACGCTGTCGATGGCTGGGCACGAGCGGCCGATTGTCCTGCGAACCGTGAGCCAGCCGGCGTGGCAGCCCGGCGCGATGGTGAGACTGACGGTCAGCGGCAAGGCGCGAGTGTTTAGCGGCTAA
- a CDS encoding ABC transporter permease, with product MSVLSLSLGKKTGRLPERRRPAFPMVALALLFSLLALLPLGFVVAVGFDTGWPTIKALVFRPRVGELLSNTLWLTVLAVPISIVLGVTLAWLTERTALAGRQLWSALAVAPLAIPAFVQSYAWVSAVPSLHGLSAGVFLSVLAYYPFIYMPVAAVLRRLDPTLEDVAASLGTPPWKVFFRVVLPQLRLAICGGALLVALHLLAEYGLYVMIRFDTFTTAIYDQFQSTFSGPAANMLAGVLALCCLAILLLESASRGKARYARIGAGAAREQKRLVLGKGAAFGAQLLLLLLVMLAMGVPLLVLCRWLWLGGIDNWLHADLWHSLRQTLLLGAGGALLTTVCAIPIAWLGVRYPRPLFRLLEGCNYITSSLPGIVTALALVTVTIHYARPVYQTEVTLFLAYLLMFMPRALINLRAGIAQAPVELENVARSLGRSPARALWSITMRLAAPGAAAGAALVFLGVSNELTATLLLSPLGTRTLSTGFWALTSEIDYVAAAPYALLMIVISLPLTAVLYMQSKKMAGL from the coding sequence ATGTCTGTTCTGAGTTTGTCGCTCGGAAAGAAAACAGGACGCCTGCCCGAGCGCAGGCGTCCTGCATTTCCGATGGTGGCGTTAGCGCTGCTGTTTTCATTGCTGGCGCTGTTGCCGTTAGGGTTTGTGGTGGCGGTTGGGTTCGACACCGGCTGGCCGACCATTAAAGCGCTGGTCTTTCGTCCGCGGGTAGGGGAGCTGCTCAGCAATACCCTGTGGCTGACGGTGCTGGCGGTCCCCATCAGCATTGTGCTCGGCGTGACGCTGGCCTGGCTGACGGAACGTACTGCCCTTGCCGGTCGGCAGCTGTGGTCGGCGCTGGCGGTAGCCCCGCTGGCGATCCCGGCCTTTGTCCAGAGCTACGCCTGGGTCAGTGCCGTGCCTTCGCTGCATGGCCTCTCCGCCGGGGTGTTTCTCTCGGTGCTCGCCTACTATCCGTTTATTTATATGCCGGTGGCGGCCGTGCTGCGCCGCCTCGATCCCACCCTTGAAGATGTCGCCGCGTCGCTGGGCACGCCGCCGTGGAAAGTGTTCTTCCGGGTGGTGCTCCCGCAGCTGCGTCTGGCAATCTGCGGCGGTGCGCTGCTGGTGGCCCTGCATCTGCTGGCGGAATATGGCCTGTATGTGATGATCCGCTTCGATACCTTCACGACCGCCATTTACGATCAGTTCCAGTCGACCTTCAGCGGTCCGGCCGCCAATATGCTGGCAGGCGTGCTGGCCTTGTGCTGCCTGGCGATCCTGCTGCTTGAGAGCGCCTCACGCGGTAAAGCGCGTTACGCGCGTATCGGCGCCGGGGCGGCCCGCGAGCAGAAGCGGCTTGTGCTGGGTAAAGGGGCCGCTTTTGGCGCGCAGCTACTGCTTCTGCTGCTGGTGATGCTGGCGATGGGGGTTCCCTTACTGGTCCTGTGCCGCTGGCTATGGCTGGGCGGCATCGACAACTGGCTGCATGCCGATCTCTGGCATTCTCTGCGCCAGACCCTGCTCCTGGGGGCGGGCGGGGCGCTGCTGACAACGGTTTGCGCGATCCCCATTGCGTGGCTCGGCGTGCGCTATCCGCGCCCGCTGTTCCGCCTGCTGGAGGGGTGTAATTACATCACCAGCTCGCTGCCCGGCATCGTCACCGCGCTGGCGCTGGTGACGGTCACCATCCACTACGCCCGTCCGGTGTACCAGACCGAAGTGACGCTGTTTCTGGCCTATCTGTTGATGTTTATGCCGCGTGCGCTGATTAACCTGCGCGCCGGTATCGCGCAGGCGCCGGTGGAGCTGGAAAACGTTGCCCGTAGTCTCGGACGCAGTCCGGCCCGCGCCCTGTGGAGTATCACTATGCGGCTTGCCGCGCCGGGCGCGGCCGCAGGTGCCGCGCTGGTGTTCCTTGGCGTCAGCAATGAGCTCACCGCCACGCTACTGCTTTCGCCGTTAGGCACCCGCACCTTGTCGACCGGTTTCTGGGCGTTAACCAGTGAGATCGACTACGTAGCGGCGGCACCGTACGCGCTGTTGATGATCGTCATTTCGCTGCCGCTGACCGCGGTTCTTTATATGCAGTCGAAAAAAATGGCAGGGTTGTAA
- a CDS encoding iron ABC transporter substrate-binding protein, whose amino-acid sequence MKFRLSPLRTAALVAASLFLAPQGMAADAQNGIVVYNAQHENLVKSWVDGFTKETGIKVTLRNGDDSELGNQLVQEGSASPADVFLTENSPSMVLVDNAKLFAPLDAATLQQVPAQYRPQHGRWIGIAARSTVFVYNPAKISEAQLPHSLMDLAKPEWKGRWAASPSGADFQAIVSAMLALKGEQATLDWLKAMKTNFVAYKGNSTVMKAVNAGQIDGGVIYHYYRFVDQSKTGENSKNTQLYYFKHQDPGAFVSISGGGVLASSKHKAQAQAFIKWITGKQGQDALRTNNAFEYAVGVDAASNPKLTPLKDLDAPKVEPSSLNSKKVIELMTQAGLL is encoded by the coding sequence ATGAAATTTCGCTTATCGCCCCTCCGTACGGCAGCGCTGGTTGCCGCTTCTCTGTTTCTGGCGCCGCAGGGGATGGCGGCTGACGCTCAGAACGGGATTGTGGTTTACAACGCCCAGCACGAAAATCTGGTGAAGTCGTGGGTGGATGGATTCACCAAAGAGACCGGTATTAAGGTCACGCTGCGCAATGGCGATGACAGTGAGCTGGGTAATCAGCTGGTTCAGGAAGGCTCCGCGTCGCCGGCCGATGTGTTTCTGACCGAGAACTCGCCGTCGATGGTGCTGGTCGATAATGCCAAACTTTTCGCCCCGCTGGATGCCGCCACCCTGCAGCAGGTTCCGGCGCAGTACCGTCCGCAGCATGGGCGCTGGATCGGCATTGCCGCGCGCAGCACCGTTTTTGTCTACAACCCGGCGAAAATCAGCGAGGCGCAGCTGCCGCATTCCCTGATGGATCTGGCAAAACCGGAGTGGAAAGGGCGCTGGGCGGCTTCGCCATCGGGGGCTGATTTCCAGGCTATCGTCAGCGCGATGCTGGCGCTGAAGGGTGAGCAGGCGACTCTCGACTGGCTGAAGGCGATGAAAACCAACTTTGTCGCCTATAAAGGCAACAGCACGGTGATGAAAGCGGTCAACGCCGGACAGATCGACGGCGGGGTGATCTACCACTACTATCGCTTCGTCGATCAGTCCAAAACCGGCGAGAACAGCAAAAACACCCAACTGTATTACTTCAAACACCAGGATCCGGGCGCCTTCGTCAGCATTTCCGGAGGCGGTGTGCTGGCTTCCAGCAAACATAAGGCGCAGGCGCAGGCCTTTATTAAATGGATCACCGGCAAGCAGGGGCAGGATGCACTGCGCACCAATAACGCCTTCGAGTATGCCGTGGGGGTAGATGCGGCCTCTAACCCGAAACTGACCCCGCTGAAAGATCTGGATGCACCGAAGGTAGAACCTTCCTCGCTGAACAGTAAAAAGGTCATTGAGCTGATGACGCAGGCTGGCCTGCTCTGA
- a CDS encoding STAS domain-containing protein, with protein sequence MNVELHTEQGVKIIVPLVRRLDASVVQSFKQQVLEAIDPDTKNVLLDLSHVDFIDSSCLGALVSILKSVNGQGELALCSLNDTIKNLFKLTRMDRIFSIKETRQDALNTFTQ encoded by the coding sequence ATGAACGTTGAATTACATACCGAGCAGGGCGTAAAAATTATTGTACCTCTTGTGCGCCGACTGGATGCTTCCGTCGTGCAGTCGTTTAAGCAGCAGGTTCTGGAGGCTATCGACCCGGATACCAAAAACGTGCTGCTGGATCTGAGCCACGTCGATTTCATCGACAGTAGCTGCCTTGGCGCGCTGGTTTCCATTCTGAAAAGCGTCAACGGTCAGGGCGAGTTGGCGCTGTGTTCACTCAATGACACGATTAAAAACCTGTTTAAGCTCACCCGTATGGATCGCATCTTTTCCATTAAGGAGACTCGACAGGATGCGCTGAACACGTTCACTCAGTGA
- a CDS encoding glycogen/starch/alpha-glucan phosphorylase — protein sequence MPDINPQNIKELRALVEQQLKYTLCVSLNKATHGDIFNAVALAIRHFQQDHFLLSQTRQREERKKRVYYLSMEFLLGQSLRNNLLNMNLLAEMHQVVNDLGFDLDHLLDEEPDAALGNGGLGRLAACFIDSMATLDIAASGHGIKYEYGLFRQSFQNDQQIEHPDDWHSMHSPWLVEHHAQQILIPLGGYIEHSEDVDGNYNPMWLGWKTIIGIPHDYFVSGYRDTTTNKLRLYSAVASDSFNIHIFNRGDYIKAVSDKIASENISKILYPSDEVLTGKELRLTQEYFLVACTLRDIFRDYAEVNDDITFLPQHVAIQLNDTHPALAVVELMRILVDEHRLPWEQAWEITQNTCAYTNHTLMPEALETWPVTLFEKLLPRHLQIIFEINHRFLEEVARRWPDKNHLLSSLSLIDEHHDKQIRMANLAIVGSHRVNGVAWLHSELVKKQLVPDFYFMTPEKFINQTNGVTPRRWVQQANPGLAAFLHQQLGEGWPTDLPLLSSLESLADDTAVIDNIRAIKFANKTALSQLVAQRYGIVLDPLAMFDCQVKRIHEYKRQLLNILHVIALYLDIKETGKTIAPKAHLFAGKAAPGYRMAKLIIQLINTVARKINRDPQVAGQLKVVFLEDYKVSLAEKIIPATDLSEQISTAGTEASGTSNMKFAMNGALTIGTYDGANIEIREAVGSDNFYLFGAVAEEIEESRRLGHHHNFYHQNPAMARVVDTLVSGLFTSDRELFAPLHHMLTEGDHYCHLLDFDSYCQAQRQAMADFELPEQWHRRALLNICRMGEFSSDRTIRGYARDIWGITC from the coding sequence ATGCCTGACATTAACCCGCAAAATATCAAAGAATTACGGGCGTTGGTTGAACAGCAATTAAAGTACACATTGTGTGTTAGCTTAAATAAAGCTACGCATGGCGATATTTTTAACGCGGTGGCGCTGGCCATTCGTCATTTTCAACAGGATCATTTTTTGTTGAGCCAGACGCGGCAACGTGAAGAACGTAAAAAGCGTGTTTACTATCTGTCGATGGAATTTTTACTGGGACAGTCGCTGCGTAATAACCTTTTGAATATGAATTTACTGGCGGAGATGCACCAGGTGGTGAATGACCTGGGGTTTGATCTTGACCACCTTCTTGACGAAGAGCCCGACGCCGCGCTGGGTAACGGAGGATTAGGGCGCTTAGCCGCCTGTTTTATCGATTCGATGGCCACCCTTGATATTGCCGCATCCGGGCATGGCATCAAATACGAATATGGTCTTTTTCGCCAATCCTTTCAAAATGACCAGCAGATCGAGCATCCGGATGACTGGCATTCCATGCACTCCCCGTGGTTGGTCGAACATCATGCTCAGCAAATCCTGATCCCGCTGGGAGGCTATATTGAACACAGCGAAGATGTTGATGGCAATTACAATCCAATGTGGCTGGGCTGGAAAACGATTATCGGTATACCCCATGACTATTTCGTTTCCGGTTACCGGGATACGACGACCAACAAGCTGCGGCTTTATAGCGCGGTGGCCTCTGACTCCTTTAATATCCATATTTTCAATCGCGGTGATTATATCAAGGCGGTGAGTGATAAAATCGCGTCGGAGAATATTTCAAAAATACTCTATCCATCCGATGAGGTGCTGACCGGAAAAGAGCTGCGGCTGACGCAAGAGTATTTTCTGGTGGCCTGTACGCTGCGGGATATATTTCGCGACTATGCCGAGGTTAATGACGATATTACTTTCCTGCCGCAGCATGTGGCGATTCAGCTGAATGACACCCATCCGGCATTAGCGGTGGTGGAGCTGATGCGTATCCTCGTCGATGAACACCGGCTGCCCTGGGAGCAGGCGTGGGAGATAACGCAAAACACCTGTGCCTACACGAATCATACGTTGATGCCGGAAGCGCTGGAGACCTGGCCGGTGACGCTGTTTGAAAAACTGCTGCCGCGTCATTTGCAAATTATATTTGAGATCAACCATCGTTTCCTTGAAGAGGTGGCCCGGCGCTGGCCGGATAAAAATCATCTGTTATCTTCGCTGTCTTTAATCGACGAACATCACGATAAGCAAATCCGCATGGCCAATCTGGCGATTGTCGGTAGCCATCGCGTGAACGGGGTAGCATGGCTGCATTCGGAACTGGTCAAGAAACAACTGGTGCCCGACTTCTATTTTATGACCCCGGAGAAATTCATTAATCAGACCAACGGCGTCACGCCGCGACGCTGGGTGCAGCAGGCTAACCCCGGCCTGGCCGCTTTTTTGCACCAACAGCTGGGGGAAGGGTGGCCAACTGATTTACCCTTGCTGTCCAGTCTGGAAAGCCTGGCCGATGATACTGCTGTTATTGATAATATCCGGGCCATTAAATTTGCCAACAAAACCGCGCTCAGCCAGCTGGTCGCTCAACGCTATGGCATCGTCCTCGATCCGCTGGCGATGTTTGATTGTCAGGTCAAACGTATTCATGAATATAAGCGTCAGTTGCTCAATATTCTTCATGTGATCGCGCTTTACCTGGATATCAAAGAGACAGGGAAAACTATCGCGCCTAAGGCGCATTTGTTTGCGGGTAAAGCGGCGCCGGGCTATCGGATGGCGAAGCTGATTATTCAGTTGATTAATACCGTCGCCCGGAAAATTAACCGCGACCCGCAGGTCGCCGGACAGCTTAAAGTGGTTTTTCTCGAAGATTACAAAGTCTCGCTGGCGGAAAAAATCATTCCGGCCACAGACCTCTCCGAGCAAATTTCCACCGCCGGGACCGAGGCGTCCGGCACCAGCAATATGAAGTTTGCCATGAACGGCGCGTTAACCATCGGCACCTATGATGGGGCGAATATCGAAATCCGCGAGGCCGTGGGGAGCGATAATTTTTATCTGTTTGGCGCCGTGGCGGAAGAGATTGAAGAGAGCCGGCGCCTTGGGCATCACCATAATTTCTATCATCAGAACCCGGCTATGGCGCGTGTTGTCGATACCCTCGTGTCTGGGTTATTCACCAGCGATCGTGAGCTGTTTGCACCACTTCACCACATGTTGACTGAGGGCGATCATTACTGTCATTTACTGGATTTCGACAGTTATTGTCAGGCCCAGCGGCAGGCGATGGCCGATTTTGAACTGCCGGAACAATGGCACCGTCGGGCCTTACTCAATATTTGTCGGATGGGAGAATTTTCCAGCGACAGAACCATACGTGGCTACGCCCGGGATATTTGGGGTATCACCTGCTAA
- a CDS encoding ABC transporter substrate-binding protein has translation MTLHQNNHITRTLLAMSLMVITGGALAAQVPPGTQLAEKQELVRNNGSEPASLDPHKVESDIEFNIISDLFEGLVSVTPAGAIQPRLAERWENKDNLLWTFHLRPGLTWSDGTAITAQDIVWSWQRLVSPATASPYASYPGNMHIANAREIALGQQGPETLGVKALNDSTLQVTLNQPNAAFLAMLAHPSLVPIDKVLVERFADKWTRPEHIVTSGPYKLTQWVVNERLVAERNAKYWDNAHTVINKVTYLPISSEAADVNRYKAGEIDIVYTVPINQFAQLQKTMGDQLDVSPQLATYYYEFNTTRPPFNDARVRRALNMALDKDIIAGKVLGQGQRPAWVISQPDIGGVTLRNPDYASWPREKRIAEAKKLLVQAGYDDSHPLVFTLLYNTYESHQRIAIAASSMWKKNLGVEVKLQNQEWKTMLDTMHTHNFDAVRYAWIADYDDAATFLNTFRTGDSENTSQYSNPAYDEALRNAAKASDVATRGKYYQQAEDLLAQDVPAIPVYHYVRTHLVKPRVGGFTPDKLGYYYTKDMYIKK, from the coding sequence ATGACATTACACCAAAACAATCACATCACGCGGACGCTCCTGGCAATGAGTCTGATGGTCATAACCGGCGGGGCGCTGGCGGCGCAGGTGCCGCCGGGCACCCAGCTGGCGGAAAAGCAGGAGCTGGTCAGAAATAACGGCAGTGAACCTGCCTCACTCGATCCGCATAAAGTCGAGAGCGACATTGAATTCAACATCATTAGCGATCTCTTTGAAGGACTGGTCAGCGTGACGCCTGCGGGGGCGATCCAGCCCCGGCTGGCGGAGCGCTGGGAAAACAAGGACAACCTGTTATGGACCTTCCATTTACGCCCCGGTCTGACCTGGTCCGACGGCACGGCCATCACGGCGCAGGATATCGTCTGGAGCTGGCAACGGCTGGTCTCGCCGGCCACCGCTTCCCCCTATGCGAGCTATCCCGGCAATATGCATATCGCCAACGCCCGCGAAATTGCCCTGGGGCAACAGGGACCCGAGACGCTGGGGGTGAAAGCGCTGAATGACTCCACGCTGCAGGTCACTCTGAACCAGCCGAATGCCGCTTTCCTGGCGATGCTGGCGCACCCTTCGCTGGTACCGATCGACAAAGTGCTGGTGGAGCGTTTTGCCGATAAATGGACCCGACCAGAGCATATCGTCACCAGCGGCCCGTATAAGCTGACCCAATGGGTGGTGAATGAGCGGCTGGTGGCTGAACGTAATGCGAAGTACTGGGATAATGCGCACACCGTTATTAATAAAGTGACTTACCTGCCCATCTCTTCGGAGGCTGCCGATGTCAACCGCTACAAAGCGGGGGAGATCGATATTGTTTATACGGTGCCGATCAATCAGTTTGCGCAGTTGCAGAAAACCATGGGCGATCAGCTGGACGTTTCGCCGCAGCTGGCGACCTATTACTACGAATTCAATACTACCCGGCCGCCGTTTAACGACGCTCGCGTGCGGCGCGCGCTGAATATGGCGCTTGATAAAGATATCATTGCCGGAAAAGTGCTTGGCCAGGGGCAGCGACCGGCCTGGGTGATCAGCCAGCCGGATATCGGTGGCGTGACGCTGCGCAACCCGGACTACGCCAGCTGGCCGCGCGAGAAGCGGATTGCTGAGGCGAAAAAACTGCTGGTGCAGGCGGGGTATGATGACAGTCACCCATTGGTCTTTACCCTGCTGTATAACACCTATGAGTCGCACCAGCGTATCGCCATCGCCGCCAGCTCTATGTGGAAGAAAAACCTCGGCGTCGAGGTGAAGCTGCAGAACCAGGAGTGGAAGACGATGCTGGATACCATGCATACGCATAACTTTGACGCCGTCCGCTATGCCTGGATCGCCGACTATGACGATGCCGCCACTTTCCTCAATACTTTCCGTACCGGGGATAGCGAGAACACCAGTCAGTACAGCAACCCGGCTTACGATGAGGCCCTGCGCAATGCGGCGAAAGCCTCCGACGTAGCGACCCGGGGCAAATACTATCAGCAGGCGGAAGATCTGCTGGCGCAGGATGTTCCCGCCATTCCGGTCTATCACTATGTGCGTACCCATTTAGTGAAACCCAGGGTGGGCGGTTTCACGCCGGATAAGCTGGGGTATTACTACACCAAAGACATGTACATTAAAAAATAG
- the yccA gene encoding FtsH protease modulator YccA, which yields MDRIITSSRDRSSLLSTHKVLRNTYFLLSLTLAFSAITATASTVLMLPSPGLILTLVGMYGLMFLTYKTANKPTGIISAFAFTGFLGYILGPMLNAYLSAGMGDLIGLALGGTALVFFCCSAYVLTTRKDMSFLGGMLMAGVVVVLIGMVANLFLQLPALHLAISAVFILISSGAILFETSNIIRGGETNYIRATVSLYVSLYNIFVSLLSILGFASRD from the coding sequence ATGGATCGCATAATTACATCATCGCGTGACCGTTCCTCGCTGCTCAGCACGCACAAGGTTCTGCGTAACACCTACTTCCTGCTCAGCCTGACGCTGGCGTTTTCCGCTATCACCGCCACCGCCAGCACGGTGCTGATGCTCCCTTCCCCGGGGCTGATTTTAACCCTCGTGGGGATGTACGGTCTGATGTTCCTGACCTACAAAACGGCGAATAAACCCACCGGGATTATTTCCGCCTTCGCTTTCACTGGGTTCCTCGGCTATATCCTTGGGCCGATGCTGAACGCGTACCTTTCTGCCGGCATGGGCGATTTGATCGGCCTGGCGCTGGGCGGCACCGCACTGGTCTTCTTCTGCTGCTCGGCCTACGTGCTGACGACGCGCAAAGATATGTCCTTCCTCGGCGGAATGCTGATGGCGGGCGTGGTGGTCGTCCTGATTGGTATGGTCGCTAACCTGTTCCTGCAGCTGCCGGCGCTTCATCTGGCGATTAGCGCGGTGTTCATCCTGATCTCTTCGGGTGCCATCCTGTTCGAGACCAGCAACATCATCCGCGGCGGTGAAACCAACTACATCCGCGCCACGGTCAGCCTGTATGTCTCGCTGTACAACATCTTTGTCAGCCTGCTGAGCATCCTGGGCTTCGCCAGCCGGGACTAA
- the tusE gene encoding sulfurtransferase TusE produces MFIFEGNEIETDSEGYLKDTTQWSEAMAEVIAAQEGITLAVEHWEVVRFVREFYLEFNTSPAIRMLVKAMANKFGEEKGNSRYLYRLFPKGPAKQATKIAGLPKPVKCI; encoded by the coding sequence ATGTTTATTTTTGAAGGCAACGAAATTGAAACGGATAGCGAAGGCTATCTGAAAGATACCACCCAGTGGAGCGAGGCGATGGCGGAAGTCATTGCCGCGCAGGAAGGGATAACGCTCGCCGTTGAACACTGGGAAGTGGTGCGCTTTGTGCGCGAGTTTTACCTTGAGTTCAACACCTCTCCGGCGATCCGCATGCTGGTGAAGGCGATGGCCAACAAGTTTGGCGAAGAGAAAGGCAACAGCCGCTATCTCTATCGCCTGTTCCCGAAAGGCCCCGCCAAACAGGCGACCAAAATCGCCGGGCTGCCGAAGCCGGTGAAGTGCATCTAA